From Afipia carboxidovorans OM5, one genomic window encodes:
- a CDS encoding ATP-binding protein, producing MTVDASPPPFSKPYWLQQLRRSSLVILVAGISLATLVLMHDLKLSSAVLVFFCIAGVAMVPLQMQANMPARGAGGGEQITEGMAVRAVIAAMPEPTVLLDRVGRVLHLNAQAAQIAPALRHRELALFALRSPEIIAALRDAIATREPQRATYVERVPVERWMELAVTPLQVPTEFGGIDNCFLMTFRDQTPLRRAEEMRADFVANASHELRTPLAALSGFIDTLQGPARDDPKARERFLGIMHAQATRMARLIDDLLSLSRVELSAHVRPEARVDLVAILRQVVDGLEVLAGERGVVIETQLPEGPVFISGDTEELLRVFENLIENGLKYGASGGRVTVSLTQVSPDEGTPEVRVAVRDYGPGIAPEHLPRLTERFYRTDVGDSRAQGGTGLGLSLAKHIVSRHGGRLLIESVFGKGATFTVCFPPFKSRTDT from the coding sequence ATGACGGTCGATGCATCTCCTCCTCCGTTCTCCAAGCCGTACTGGCTGCAGCAGCTCCGGCGCTCCAGCCTCGTGATCCTGGTGGCCGGCATCTCGCTCGCGACGCTGGTGCTGATGCATGACCTGAAACTCTCGAGCGCCGTCCTCGTCTTCTTCTGCATCGCGGGCGTCGCCATGGTGCCGCTTCAGATGCAGGCCAACATGCCTGCGCGTGGGGCAGGCGGCGGCGAGCAGATCACCGAGGGAATGGCGGTGCGTGCCGTTATTGCGGCGATGCCGGAGCCGACGGTGCTGCTCGATCGGGTCGGGCGCGTCCTCCATCTGAATGCGCAGGCCGCGCAGATTGCGCCGGCGTTGCGCCATCGGGAGTTGGCGCTGTTCGCGCTCCGCTCGCCGGAAATCATCGCGGCACTGCGCGATGCGATCGCGACGCGGGAGCCGCAGCGGGCGACCTATGTCGAGCGCGTGCCGGTCGAGCGCTGGATGGAGCTTGCGGTGACGCCGCTGCAGGTGCCGACGGAATTCGGCGGGATCGACAACTGTTTTCTGATGACATTCCGCGATCAGACGCCGCTGCGCCGGGCTGAGGAAATGCGCGCCGACTTTGTGGCCAACGCAAGCCACGAATTGCGGACGCCGCTCGCCGCTCTGTCCGGCTTCATCGATACCCTGCAGGGCCCCGCGCGCGATGACCCCAAGGCGCGGGAGCGGTTTCTCGGGATCATGCACGCTCAGGCCACCCGCATGGCGCGGCTGATCGATGACCTCTTGTCGCTCTCCCGCGTCGAACTCAGTGCCCATGTGCGCCCCGAGGCACGGGTCGATCTCGTCGCCATCCTGCGGCAGGTGGTCGACGGGCTCGAAGTGCTGGCGGGCGAGCGCGGCGTCGTGATCGAAACGCAGTTGCCGGAGGGGCCGGTCTTCATTTCCGGCGATACCGAAGAACTGCTGCGGGTGTTCGAGAACCTGATCGAGAACGGCTTGAAATATGGTGCCTCGGGCGGCCGGGTCACGGTATCACTCACACAAGTATCGCCGGACGAGGGGACGCCGGAGGTTCGCGTCGCGGTTCGCGATTACGGTCCGGGCATCGCGCCGGAGCATCTGCCGCGTCTCACCGAGCGATTCTATCGTACCGATGTCGGTGACAGCCGCGCCCAGGGCGGCACCGGTCTTGGCCTGTCGCTCGCCAAGCATATCGTGAGCCGCCACGGCGGGCGACTGTTGATCGAAAGCGTTTTCGGAAAAGGGGCGACTTTCACCGTTTGTTTTCCACCGTTCAAGTCGCGGACCGACACTTAA
- a CDS encoding lysylphosphatidylglycerol synthase domain-containing protein, translating into MLDFLRRTLAFLREKQILQKLGVVLSITVICFALYILYQMLSDIDLDELLKALRGTEVKTVLLAGLCVAAGYFTLTFYDFFALRAIGKTEIPYRVAAFAGFTSYSIGHNVGASVFTGGAVRYRIYSSWDMTAIDVAKVCFLAGLTFWLGNVAVLGIGIVYHPEAASSIDQLPIWLNRVLAIVLLAGLVGYVAWVSSRPRHVGRGSWTVVLPGGPLTLVQIMIGIIDLSFCALAMYMLMPNEPHVGFVVVAVIFVTATLLGFASHSPGGLGVFDAAMLYGLTHFDSQFNKEELLAGMLLFRVLYYITPFMISVMLLLLREVILGALARRRPSGPHRHDDISAPGPS; encoded by the coding sequence ATGCTTGATTTCCTGCGCAGGACGTTGGCGTTTCTGCGAGAAAAGCAAATCCTGCAGAAGCTGGGCGTCGTGCTGAGCATCACGGTCATCTGCTTTGCCCTCTACATTCTCTATCAGATGCTGAGCGACATCGATCTCGATGAGCTGCTCAAGGCGTTGCGCGGGACCGAGGTGAAAACGGTGCTACTCGCCGGATTGTGCGTTGCGGCGGGATATTTCACGCTCACCTTCTACGATTTCTTTGCACTAAGGGCGATCGGCAAAACCGAGATTCCCTATCGGGTCGCGGCATTCGCGGGCTTCACCAGCTACTCGATCGGCCACAATGTCGGCGCCAGCGTCTTCACCGGCGGCGCGGTGCGCTACCGGATTTATTCGTCGTGGGACATGACCGCCATCGATGTGGCCAAGGTCTGCTTCCTCGCCGGGCTCACCTTCTGGCTCGGCAATGTGGCGGTGCTCGGCATTGGCATCGTCTATCACCCCGAAGCGGCCTCATCGATCGACCAGCTTCCGATCTGGCTGAACCGTGTCCTCGCCATTGTCCTGCTCGCGGGCCTCGTCGGCTATGTCGCCTGGGTGTCGTCTCGCCCGCGCCATGTCGGGCGCGGAAGCTGGACCGTGGTGCTGCCCGGGGGCCCGCTGACCCTCGTGCAGATCATGATCGGCATCATCGACCTCAGCTTCTGCGCGCTTGCGATGTATATGCTGATGCCGAATGAGCCCCATGTCGGCTTCGTCGTCGTGGCGGTGATTTTTGTCACCGCGACGCTGCTCGGCTTTGCGAGCCACTCGCCGGGCGGGCTCGGCGTGTTCGACGCGGCCATGCTCTACGGCCTCACGCACTTCGACAGCCAGTTCAACAAGGAAGAACTGCTGGCGGGGATGCTGCTGTTCCGGGTGCTTTATTACATCACACCGTTTATGATTTCGGTCATGCTATTGTTGCTTCGGGAAGTCATTCTGGGCGCTCTGGCGCGGCGGAGACCGTCGGGCCCGCACAGGCATGACGATATCTCGGCACCAGGCCCTTCATGA
- a CDS encoding OmpA family protein: protein MSAFSDWVRRWWPGVIPLAVLWVAAAWTGTGPVEQQLTARTGAVLKESVLDKTQIEVSGRDVRLSADAFSEQGRRAAVDQVASVPGVRLVRDETQLIAEVFPFNWSVERDVVHVTLSGNAPLPAIKARLLEAARNAANGAEVVDQMALARGAPVRFDAAALLLIDQVSKLKEGRLSLAGTKVELTGLAREIGGREAISAALKNLPEGYTVEKNDLRAPPYLFQINKDPVASTLVLSGYVPDNNAHAAIVNAITRKFVGEKVEDKLKASAGAPQGFMAAAMLALKGLSRLSTGTLTIQDRNIKLTGDALYPAASEQIGEELASKLPQGWKQQAELSVKPIAAPVNATICQQLLGGLLGKGTIRFETGKAVIDPDSVGLLDRLVEVVLRCSTSQIEITGHTDSNGDAESNLALSNRRAQSVADYLIKAGVPSERITAIGFGSGRPIAPNDTEEGKAQNRRIEFLVK, encoded by the coding sequence ATGAGCGCGTTTTCCGACTGGGTGCGGCGGTGGTGGCCGGGGGTAATCCCGCTGGCGGTGCTGTGGGTTGCGGCGGCCTGGACGGGAACCGGGCCGGTCGAGCAGCAATTAACGGCCCGCACCGGGGCGGTGCTGAAAGAATCGGTGCTGGACAAGACCCAGATCGAGGTGTCGGGCCGCGACGTGCGGCTGTCGGCCGATGCGTTCTCCGAACAGGGCCGCCGGGCGGCCGTCGATCAGGTTGCGAGCGTGCCGGGTGTGCGGCTCGTGCGCGACGAGACCCAGTTGATTGCGGAAGTGTTTCCCTTCAACTGGTCGGTCGAACGCGATGTCGTCCATGTGACGCTGAGCGGCAATGCGCCGCTGCCCGCCATCAAGGCACGGCTTCTCGAGGCTGCGCGCAATGCCGCGAATGGCGCCGAGGTGGTAGACCAGATGGCGCTCGCGCGCGGTGCGCCGGTGCGCTTCGATGCCGCGGCGCTTCTCCTGATCGATCAGGTGTCCAAGCTCAAGGAAGGCCGCCTGTCGCTTGCCGGCACCAAGGTGGAGTTGACGGGTCTTGCGCGTGAGATCGGCGGGCGCGAGGCAATCTCGGCGGCGCTGAAGAATCTTCCCGAGGGTTACACGGTCGAGAAGAACGACCTGCGGGCGCCCCCCTATCTGTTTCAGATCAACAAGGATCCTGTGGCCTCGACGCTCGTGCTGAGCGGATATGTGCCCGACAACAACGCTCACGCCGCCATCGTCAACGCGATCACCCGCAAGTTCGTCGGCGAGAAGGTGGAAGACAAACTGAAGGCGAGCGCAGGCGCGCCGCAGGGGTTCATGGCCGCGGCGATGCTTGCGTTGAAGGGGCTGTCGCGGCTCTCGACCGGCACGCTGACGATCCAGGACCGCAACATCAAACTGACGGGCGATGCGCTTTATCCTGCAGCGAGCGAGCAGATCGGCGAAGAGCTTGCCTCCAAGCTGCCGCAGGGCTGGAAACAGCAGGCCGAACTGTCGGTGAAACCGATCGCCGCGCCGGTGAATGCCACGATCTGCCAGCAATTGCTGGGCGGTCTGCTCGGGAAGGGAACAATCCGGTTCGAGACCGGGAAGGCAGTGATCGATCCGGATTCGGTCGGCCTTCTCGATCGTCTGGTGGAGGTCGTCCTGCGATGCTCGACATCGCAGATCGAAATCACCGGCCACACCGATAGTAATGGTGACGCGGAGAGCAACCTTGCGCTGTCGAACCGTCGCGCGCAGTCGGTTGCCGACTATCTGATCAAGGCGGGCGTTCCATCCGAGCGCATCACCGCGATCGGCTTCGGCAGCGGCCGGCCCATCGCGCCCAATGATACTGAAGAAGGCAAGGCGCAGAACCGCCGCATCGAATTTCTGGTGAAGTGA
- a CDS encoding polysaccharide deacetylase family protein, with translation MKKLRSMVIRLGLETMASTGVYRLLQPLTGGVGFILMLHHVRPASAAAFQPNRHLEITPDFLATTLQNLRAHDIDIVSLDEARHRLATRQFARRFAVFTFDDGYRDNRDYALPIMRRFEAPMTVYVASDFAAGTGRLWWVALERCLARSEAVTVPIDGIETRIETATAAEKQAAFARLHDHFRSLPTDHDINAAIGALARRCGIDDATISRELCLSWDELKAFAADPLVTIGAHTISHCNLAHETAEQARHEIVASRERIADALECPVRHFAYPYGDKAAAGRREFDIATTLGFDTAVTTRPGMLFPGHVDHLTALPRLSLNGNFQTGRALSVLMSGAATALWNGFRRIDAQ, from the coding sequence ATGAAAAAGCTCCGCAGCATGGTGATCCGGCTCGGCCTCGAAACGATGGCATCGACCGGCGTCTATCGGCTGCTGCAGCCCCTTACCGGCGGCGTCGGCTTCATTCTGATGCTGCACCATGTGCGGCCCGCCTCAGCCGCGGCATTTCAGCCGAACCGGCATCTTGAAATCACACCGGATTTCCTCGCGACGACGCTCCAGAACCTGCGCGCCCACGACATCGATATCGTCAGCCTGGACGAGGCCCGGCACCGGCTCGCCACGCGGCAGTTTGCCCGCCGGTTCGCCGTCTTCACCTTTGACGACGGCTACCGCGACAACCGCGACTACGCGCTGCCGATCATGCGGCGGTTCGAGGCGCCGATGACGGTCTATGTCGCGAGCGATTTCGCCGCCGGCACCGGACGGCTGTGGTGGGTTGCGCTTGAGCGCTGTCTTGCCCGCAGCGAGGCGGTCACTGTGCCGATCGACGGCATTGAGACCCGCATCGAGACGGCAACCGCGGCCGAGAAGCAGGCCGCCTTCGCCCGCCTGCACGACCATTTCCGCAGCTTGCCGACCGACCACGACATCAATGCCGCCATCGGCGCCCTGGCGCGGCGCTGCGGCATCGACGACGCGACGATCAGCCGCGAGTTATGTCTATCGTGGGACGAGCTAAAAGCCTTCGCCGCCGATCCGCTCGTGACCATCGGTGCGCATACGATAAGCCACTGCAATCTCGCTCATGAGACCGCCGAGCAGGCCCGGCACGAGATCGTCGCAAGCCGCGAGCGGATCGCTGACGCACTGGAATGTCCTGTCCGGCATTTTGCTTATCCCTATGGGGACAAAGCGGCTGCGGGACGGCGCGAATTCGACATCGCCACCACGCTCGGCTTCGATACTGCGGTGACGACGCGGCCCGGCATGCTGTTTCCCGGCCATGTCGATCATCTCACGGCGCTGCCGCGGTTGTCGCTCAATGGCAACTTTCAGACCGGCCGCGCGTTGTCTGTTCTGATGTCTGGTGCGGCGACAGCCTTATGGAATGGCTTCCGCCGCATCGACGCTCAGTAG
- a CDS encoding cytochrome ubiquinol oxidase subunit I: protein MDAFSAIDLARAQFAFTMSFHIVFPAFSIGLASYLAVLEGLWLWTGREVFINLFNYWLKIFAIAFGMGVVSGIVMSYQFGTNWAAFSDKVGPVIGPLMAYEVLTAFFLEAGFLGVMLFGLKRVGPRLHFLATLMVAIGTLFSAFWILSANSWMQTPTGHAVNAAGQFIPSDWWEVIFNPSFPYRLVHMTLAAYLTTAFVVGGVGAWHLLRDPTRPGPRVMFSMAMWMAALVAPIQILAGDAHGLNTLEHQPAKVMAMEGHFQSHPDGAPLILFGMPDQTNARVDYSIEVPKASSLILKHSLDAPLAGLDTVPREDWPNVALVFWSFRIMVGIGFLMLGIGLASLWARWRGTLYSAGWLHRYALIMSPAGFIAVLAGWITTEAGRQPYLVWGLLRTADSASPLDTPAVASSLIAFIIVYFTVFTIGIFYILRLMAAPPHHGEEGPSRDTPVRAAGITPGPAVTAQEHHG from the coding sequence ATGGACGCCTTCAGCGCAATCGATCTGGCCCGTGCTCAATTCGCTTTCACGATGTCGTTTCACATCGTGTTTCCGGCCTTTTCCATTGGCCTTGCAAGTTATCTCGCCGTTCTCGAAGGCCTCTGGCTGTGGACCGGGCGCGAAGTCTTCATCAACCTCTTCAATTACTGGCTGAAGATTTTCGCGATCGCCTTCGGCATGGGCGTCGTCTCCGGCATCGTGATGTCCTACCAGTTCGGCACCAACTGGGCAGCGTTCTCCGACAAGGTCGGCCCCGTGATCGGGCCGTTGATGGCCTATGAGGTGCTGACCGCATTCTTCCTCGAGGCAGGCTTTCTCGGCGTCATGCTGTTCGGCTTGAAGCGCGTCGGCCCCAGACTGCATTTCCTCGCAACCCTGATGGTCGCAATCGGCACGCTGTTCTCGGCGTTCTGGATTCTGTCGGCGAATTCCTGGATGCAGACCCCGACCGGTCACGCGGTCAATGCAGCCGGTCAGTTCATTCCAAGCGATTGGTGGGAAGTGATCTTCAATCCCTCCTTCCCCTATCGGCTCGTGCATATGACGCTTGCGGCCTACCTCACCACGGCATTCGTGGTCGGCGGCGTCGGCGCCTGGCATCTGTTGCGCGACCCCACCCGTCCCGGCCCGCGCGTGATGTTCTCGATGGCGATGTGGATGGCGGCACTGGTGGCACCGATCCAGATTCTCGCCGGCGATGCGCACGGCCTCAACACGCTCGAACATCAGCCCGCGAAAGTGATGGCGATGGAAGGGCACTTCCAGAGCCATCCCGACGGCGCACCGTTGATCCTATTCGGCATGCCCGACCAGACCAATGCGCGCGTCGATTACAGCATCGAGGTGCCGAAGGCCTCGTCGCTCATTCTCAAGCATTCGCTCGACGCACCGCTCGCAGGGCTCGACACTGTGCCGCGCGAGGACTGGCCGAACGTCGCACTCGTATTCTGGTCATTCCGTATCATGGTCGGCATCGGCTTCCTGATGCTCGGCATCGGGCTTGCGAGCCTGTGGGCACGCTGGCGCGGCACGCTCTATAGCGCAGGCTGGCTGCATCGCTATGCGCTCATCATGAGTCCGGCCGGGTTCATCGCCGTGCTGGCAGGCTGGATCACCACCGAAGCGGGCCGCCAACCCTATCTCGTCTGGGGATTGCTGCGCACCGCAGACAGCGCATCACCGCTCGATACGCCGGCCGTCGCGTCTTCGCTGATCGCTTTCATCATCGTCTACTTCACGGTGTTCACCATCGGCATCTTCTACATTCTGCGCCTGATGGCGGCGCCGCCGCATCACGGCGAGGAAGGCCCGAGCCGCGATACGCCGGTGCGCGCCGCCGGCATTACACCCGGCCCCGCCGTAACCGCGCAGGAGCATCACGGATGA
- the cydB gene encoding cytochrome d ubiquinol oxidase subunit II → MSAMFDIPTVWAFIIAFAVFAYVVMDGFDLGLGMLFPLFSEKEERDVIMNSVAPVWDGNETWLVLGGGGLMAAFPLAYAVLMPALYTPMIAMLIGLIFRGVAFEFRWRSQSEGRNRWDAAFAGGSLIAALSQGIALGAILQGVPVEGRGYGGGWWDWLTPFSILTGLSVVAGYSLLGATWLVMKTEGGLRDRAYHLSWRLLFATIAAIGAVSLATPFLQNGYAERWFDWPNIMLTAQVPLAVAIVTALLMVNLKNRHDYRPFFLTLLLFALSYAGLGISMWPYIVPNSITIWDAAAPEKSLTFMLVGVAILVPLILIYTSWAYWVFRGKVQAGSGYH, encoded by the coding sequence ATGAGCGCGATGTTCGACATTCCGACGGTCTGGGCGTTCATCATCGCCTTCGCGGTGTTTGCCTATGTGGTGATGGACGGCTTCGACCTCGGTCTCGGCATGCTGTTTCCGCTGTTCTCCGAAAAGGAGGAGCGCGACGTCATCATGAATTCAGTTGCGCCAGTGTGGGACGGCAACGAGACCTGGCTCGTGCTCGGCGGCGGCGGACTGATGGCGGCCTTTCCGCTCGCCTATGCGGTGCTGATGCCCGCCCTCTACACGCCGATGATCGCGATGCTGATCGGCCTCATCTTCCGTGGCGTGGCATTTGAATTCCGCTGGCGCTCGCAGAGCGAGGGCCGCAATCGCTGGGACGCGGCGTTCGCCGGAGGTTCGCTGATCGCCGCGCTGTCGCAGGGCATCGCGCTCGGCGCCATTCTGCAGGGTGTGCCGGTCGAGGGCCGCGGCTATGGCGGCGGCTGGTGGGACTGGCTGACGCCGTTCAGCATCCTGACCGGCCTCTCCGTCGTCGCCGGCTACAGCCTGCTCGGCGCGACGTGGCTCGTGATGAAAACCGAAGGGGGGCTGCGCGATCGCGCCTATCATCTGAGCTGGCGGCTGTTGTTTGCGACCATCGCCGCGATCGGTGCTGTGAGCCTCGCCACACCGTTCCTGCAAAATGGTTATGCCGAGCGCTGGTTCGACTGGCCGAACATCATGCTGACAGCGCAGGTGCCGCTCGCGGTCGCCATCGTCACAGCGCTGTTAATGGTGAATCTGAAGAACCGTCACGACTATCGCCCGTTCTTCCTCACGCTCCTTCTGTTCGCACTGTCCTATGCCGGACTCGGCATCAGCATGTGGCCCTATATCGTGCCGAACAGCATCACGATCTGGGACGCGGCCGCGCCGGAGAAGAGCCTGACCTTCATGCTGGTCGGTGTCGCGATCCTGGTCCCCCTCATTCTCATCTACACCTCATGGGCCTACTGGGTGTTCCGCGGCAAGGTGCAGGCGGGAAGCGGCTACCATTGA
- a CDS encoding DUF2474 family protein produces MGLLGVPRQGAGGKRLPLSPQGKEQPSLPRRLFWFIALWAGGVATIGIISYILRLWLAPHH; encoded by the coding sequence ATGGGCCTACTGGGTGTTCCGCGGCAAGGTGCAGGCGGGAAGCGGCTACCATTGAGCCCGCAAGGCAAAGAGCAACCATCGCTGCCCCGCCGTCTTTTTTGGTTCATCGCGCTGTGGGCCGGCGGCGTCGCCACCATCGGCATCATCTCTTACATCCTTCGCCTGTGGCTCGCGCCGCATCATTAG
- a CDS encoding L,D-transpeptidase: MIASHLFSRLACAAALALAAAYPAYAQGQYQARYVDGDQPGYIPSAEEEELAPQFKRTMVFYRTTEAPGTIIVSTSERFLYVVQGNGRALRYGIGVGREGFQWKGLLKITRKQEWPDWTPPPEMIARQPYLPRFMAGGPGNPMGARALYLGTTVYRIHGTNQPQTIGTAVSSGCFRLVNADVIDLYERIPVGTKVIVRQKPEI; the protein is encoded by the coding sequence ATGATCGCGTCTCACCTGTTCTCTCGCCTCGCCTGCGCCGCCGCGCTTGCGCTCGCTGCCGCCTATCCGGCCTATGCTCAGGGCCAGTATCAGGCCCGATACGTCGACGGCGACCAGCCCGGCTATATTCCAAGCGCGGAGGAAGAAGAACTCGCCCCACAGTTCAAGCGCACCATGGTGTTCTATCGTACCACCGAAGCGCCGGGCACTATCATCGTCTCGACCTCCGAGCGCTTCTTGTATGTCGTGCAAGGCAACGGCCGCGCGTTGCGCTACGGCATCGGCGTCGGCCGCGAAGGTTTTCAGTGGAAGGGGCTGCTGAAGATCACGCGCAAGCAGGAATGGCCCGACTGGACACCGCCGCCGGAAATGATCGCGCGCCAGCCTTATCTGCCGCGCTTCATGGCAGGCGGCCCCGGCAATCCGATGGGCGCACGCGCGCTCTATCTCGGTACCACGGTGTATCGCATTCACGGCACTAACCAGCCGCAGACCATCGGCACGGCCGTGTCGTCCGGCTGCTTCCGTCTGGTCAATGCCGACGTCATCGATCTCTACGAGCGCATTCCGGTTGGCACCAAAGTCATTGTCCGGCAGAAGCCTGAGATCTAA
- a CDS encoding amino acid ABC transporter substrate-binding protein, with protein MALFSRTFRSGLLVGLVAAFAVAAAAVAYDRYDTQTLKRTLRRGAVQCGVNAGLPGFSNKDASGNWSGFDVDICRAVAAAIFDDPTKVNFVPLDTNQRFKELQNRTVDILSRNSTWSMSREVDYELTFAAVSYYDGEGFMLRRSRNVDSALELGGTRICVQSDTTTQLNLADYFRANNMTYDEMKFGNVGDLLKAYESGQCDVLTTDTSQLYAYRLTLAKPDDHVILADIISKEPLAPVVRQRDDQWMLIVKWAVYAMLNAEELGVSSKNIDEALKSKKPDVMRLVGTEGSYGEALGLTNDWAARVIRHVGNYSEVYERNVGVSSKLGIPRGLNQLWNAGGIQYAPPIR; from the coding sequence ATGGCACTCTTCTCGCGCACCTTCCGCTCCGGCCTCCTGGTCGGGCTCGTCGCAGCATTTGCGGTCGCCGCTGCTGCGGTTGCCTACGATCGCTACGACACCCAGACGTTGAAGCGCACGCTGCGGCGCGGCGCGGTGCAATGCGGCGTCAATGCCGGGCTGCCCGGTTTCTCCAACAAGGATGCCTCCGGCAACTGGTCGGGCTTCGACGTCGATATCTGCCGCGCGGTCGCGGCGGCCATCTTCGACGACCCCACCAAGGTCAACTTCGTGCCGCTCGACACCAACCAACGCTTCAAGGAACTGCAGAATCGCACCGTCGATATTCTGTCGCGCAATTCGACCTGGAGCATGTCGCGCGAGGTCGATTACGAACTCACCTTCGCGGCGGTGTCCTACTATGACGGCGAAGGCTTCATGCTGCGCCGTTCGCGCAATGTCGATTCCGCGCTCGAGCTTGGCGGCACGCGCATCTGCGTGCAGTCCGACACCACGACGCAGTTGAACCTTGCGGATTACTTCCGCGCCAACAACATGACGTATGACGAGATGAAATTCGGCAACGTCGGCGACCTGCTCAAGGCCTATGAATCCGGCCAGTGCGATGTGCTGACCACCGATACCTCGCAGCTTTATGCCTATCGCCTGACGCTCGCGAAGCCTGACGATCACGTCATTCTTGCCGACATCATCTCCAAGGAGCCGCTCGCGCCGGTCGTACGCCAGCGCGACGACCAGTGGATGCTGATCGTGAAGTGGGCGGTTTATGCGATGCTCAATGCCGAAGAGCTTGGCGTCAGTTCCAAGAATATCGACGAGGCGCTAAAATCGAAGAAACCTGACGTGATGCGGCTCGTTGGCACCGAAGGCAGCTATGGCGAAGCGCTCGGCCTCACCAACGACTGGGCGGCGCGGGTCATTCGTCATGTCGGCAATTACAGCGAGGTTTACGAGCGCAATGTCGGCGTCAGCTCCAAGCTCGGCATTCCGCGCGGTCTCAATCAGCTCTGGAACGCTGGCGGCATCCAATACGCACCGCCGATCCGGTGA
- a CDS encoding VOC family protein yields MSDPETSKPISPGTRIGHVHLKVADLERALNFYVGVLGFELMQTYGDQAAFISAGGYHHHIGLNTWESKGGSPPAPGTTGLFHTAILYPTRAALADALHRLIEARIPLDGASDHGVSEALYLRDPDQNGVELYRDRPPEEWPRNADGSLAMFTRPLDLEDLLAARDT; encoded by the coding sequence ATGAGCGACCCTGAAACATCCAAACCGATCTCTCCCGGTACGAGGATCGGCCATGTTCACCTCAAGGTCGCCGATCTCGAACGCGCACTGAATTTTTATGTGGGCGTGCTTGGCTTCGAGCTGATGCAGACCTATGGCGATCAGGCCGCCTTCATCTCCGCGGGCGGCTATCACCACCACATCGGCCTCAACACATGGGAAAGCAAAGGCGGCTCGCCGCCCGCGCCCGGCACCACCGGTCTGTTTCACACCGCGATCCTTTACCCAACCCGCGCGGCACTTGCCGATGCACTGCATCGGTTGATCGAAGCCCGCATTCCGCTCGATGGCGCAAGCGACCATGGCGTCAGCGAGGCGTTGTATCTGCGAGACCCGGACCAGAACGGCGTCGAGCTCTATCGCGACCGCCCTCCGGAAGAATGGCCGCGCAATGCCGATGGCTCGCTCGCGATGTTCACCCGTCCGCTTGATCTTGAGGACTTGCTCGCCGCACGCGACACATAG